The following proteins are co-located in the Brienomyrus brachyistius isolate T26 unplaced genomic scaffold, BBRACH_0.4 scaffold35, whole genome shotgun sequence genome:
- the mrpl22 gene encoding 39S ribosomal protein L22, mitochondrial, which translates to MATSSVAGVGFSLIGNFARQIHSRLLASFSSLHHANFHTTATVDAKNWERKNRIVYPPQLPGEPRRPAEIHHCRYQIKYSKDKMWYLAKLIRGMTIDQALGQLEFSDKKGAKIMKEVLLEAQEMAVKNHNVEYRSNLYVAESFSGKGKYLKRIRIHGRGRFGIMDKVNCHYFVKLVEGLPPKVEQKTNLDMAKEYVQQLRNRTIIHSL; encoded by the exons ATGGCGACCTCCAGTGTGGCAGGAGTGG GGTTCTCGCTCATTGGAAACTTTGCGCGTCAGATCCATTCAAG GTTACTCGCTTCATTCAGCAGTCTCCATCATGCAAACTTCCACACAACCGCAACGGTAGATGCCAAAAACTGGGAGAGAAAGAATCGTATAGTTTACCCTCCCCAGCTACCAGGAGAGCCACGCAGACCAGCC GAGATACATCATTGCAGATACCAAATAAAGTACAGTAAGGATAAGATGTGGTATCTAGCAAAATTG ATAAGAGGGATGACTATAGACCAGGCCCTCGGACAGCTTGAATTCAGTGATAAAAAGGGCGCCAAGATAATGAAGGAG GTGTTATTAGAGGCTCAAGAAATggctgttaaaaaccacaatgTAGAGTACAGATCCAATTTATATGTCG CCGAGTCCTTCTCTGGGAAGGGGAAGTATCTGAAACGCATCAGGATTCATGGTAGGGGCCGGTTTGGGATCATGGACAAAGTAAACTGCCACTACTTTGTGAAGCTGGTAGAGGGACTGCCCCCGAAGGTGGAGCAGAAGACCAACCTCGACATGGCCAAGGAGTACGTCCAGCAGCTGAGGAACCGCACCATCATTCACTCGCTGTAG